One window of the Prosthecobacter sp. genome contains the following:
- a CDS encoding PVC-type heme-binding CxxCH protein, with amino-acid sequence MISFSGLSWAAEKDLKFPSTPPVEPQNAAKTFHVLDGFEMQLIAAEPLVTDPVAITYDADGRAYVCEMNDYPYTDKAAHKPAQENPTDLPLGKVRLLTDTDGDGIFDKASVFADGLSWPTGAACWKGGIFVTATPDVWYLKDTNDDGVADVRQKVFTGFKKLNVQAVMNNPIWGLDHRIYIAGGSNGGEIQRVPGSEDVMPLPKDFKPLPIKRNDFSFDPSTGDVRLESGGARFGNTFDDWGNRFLCNIRNPCQHVVLPYRYLARNPYLVVPSALNDCAEAGDQLPVYRTSPPEPWRDFRAKRWVQEGSHLPKSELVGAGVVTSSAGITVYRGDAYPKEYRDFAFVADVAGNLFYRMKLVPDGVTFKAVQVDGTKNFCTSDDLWFRPVNFVNAPDGCLHVCDMYREVIEHPWSIPDDIHTAVDLLRGRDRGRIWRLAPKSGPLSPLSGAPQASASTNPPAGTQSPQNANTRTAQRTVRTTLLSHAPTKDLVTLLDHPNAWHRETAQRLLFERQDFTSTWMLTDLIQGNQCSPRGKTHALFLLQGMVKDADARAFAFVKEWPGRAQRAVADVISSWIDKGWPTHRHFEHLTKSKDPNARFAWSMFMAGRDIAFESAFAWRDFIIEGCEDPWLRPMILLAGRGSLHFQLKTLVTLPMTIGRQELMEQIVKILVQDLEKGDSADVLANLAYGARSEDKHQQMVLITARVAQAIRAKTGRSIREAITSRSAEMKQSAIDWIDRVAEHSAAGLKSNSSISTDFSWLIAARTISRFDETLWSSFFESNMPAELQLAALGALGSYRESAVADILIESWPKLTPTLRDKATTILLSRTDRIAKLLDAIEAKKITPAQLSVAAKATLGRQKTPALAERIAKLIGDGSSSNRKEVIAKYASVMSMTGDVTRGSKVYETACMVCHKFADKGNDVGPHLGTIKAWTAEQLATNILDPNREVSPNFALYIVETNDGRTLAGLIASETAGNLTLKRADGGTDTVLRSEIKSLTSPGISLMPEGLEAAITPQQMADLIAYLKQ; translated from the coding sequence GTGATTTCTTTTTCAGGCCTTTCCTGGGCTGCTGAAAAGGATCTGAAGTTCCCCTCCACCCCGCCAGTGGAGCCGCAAAACGCCGCGAAGACCTTCCACGTGCTCGACGGCTTCGAGATGCAACTCATCGCCGCTGAGCCGCTCGTCACCGATCCCGTGGCCATCACCTACGATGCCGATGGCCGCGCCTACGTGTGCGAGATGAACGACTACCCCTACACGGACAAAGCCGCGCACAAGCCTGCCCAAGAAAACCCCACCGACCTGCCCCTCGGCAAGGTGCGCCTGCTCACCGATACCGATGGCGACGGCATCTTCGACAAGGCCTCCGTCTTTGCCGACGGCCTCTCCTGGCCCACCGGTGCCGCGTGCTGGAAAGGCGGCATCTTCGTCACCGCCACGCCAGACGTTTGGTATCTCAAGGACACGAATGACGACGGCGTGGCCGATGTGCGGCAAAAAGTCTTCACTGGCTTCAAAAAGCTCAACGTCCAGGCCGTCATGAACAACCCCATCTGGGGCCTCGATCACCGCATCTACATCGCCGGTGGCTCAAATGGCGGCGAAATCCAGCGCGTGCCCGGCAGCGAGGACGTCATGCCGCTGCCGAAGGACTTCAAACCGCTCCCCATCAAGCGTAACGACTTCTCCTTCGATCCCAGCACCGGCGATGTGCGCCTCGAAAGCGGCGGCGCACGCTTTGGCAACACCTTCGATGATTGGGGCAACCGCTTCCTCTGCAACATCCGCAATCCCTGCCAGCACGTTGTGCTGCCGTATCGTTACCTCGCGCGGAACCCGTATCTCGTCGTCCCCAGCGCCCTGAACGACTGCGCCGAGGCTGGCGACCAGCTTCCCGTCTATCGCACCAGCCCGCCCGAGCCCTGGCGCGATTTCCGCGCGAAACGCTGGGTGCAGGAAGGCAGCCACCTGCCAAAAAGTGAGCTCGTCGGCGCTGGTGTCGTCACCTCCAGCGCTGGCATCACCGTTTATCGCGGCGATGCGTATCCGAAAGAGTATCGCGACTTCGCCTTCGTCGCCGACGTGGCCGGAAATCTCTTCTACCGCATGAAGCTCGTGCCCGACGGCGTCACCTTCAAAGCCGTGCAAGTCGATGGCACCAAGAACTTCTGCACCAGCGACGACCTCTGGTTCCGCCCCGTGAACTTCGTCAACGCCCCCGACGGCTGCCTCCACGTCTGCGACATGTACCGCGAAGTCATCGAGCACCCCTGGAGCATCCCCGACGACATCCACACCGCCGTCGATCTGCTGCGTGGTCGCGATCGCGGGCGGATTTGGCGCTTAGCGCCAAAGAGTGGTCCGCTCAGTCCCCTGAGCGGCGCACCGCAGGCCAGTGCGTCAACGAATCCACCCGCTGGCACCCAAAGTCCGCAAAACGCCAACACCCGAACCGCACAGAGGACTGTGCGGACCACTTTGCTAAGCCACGCGCCCACCAAAGACCTCGTCACCCTCCTCGACCACCCCAACGCCTGGCACCGCGAAACCGCGCAACGTTTGCTGTTTGAGCGCCAAGATTTTACCTCGACTTGGATGCTCACGGATCTGATTCAAGGCAACCAGTGTTCGCCACGAGGCAAGACACACGCACTGTTTCTGCTTCAAGGCATGGTGAAAGATGCTGATGCCCGTGCGTTTGCCTTTGTCAAAGAATGGCCCGGACGAGCTCAGAGAGCCGTCGCCGACGTGATAAGCTCATGGATCGACAAAGGCTGGCCCACGCATCGTCACTTCGAGCACCTGACCAAATCAAAAGATCCCAATGCCCGCTTTGCATGGTCGATGTTCATGGCAGGGAGAGACATCGCTTTTGAATCAGCTTTCGCATGGCGTGATTTCATCATCGAAGGCTGCGAAGATCCATGGTTGCGCCCGATGATTCTGCTCGCCGGGCGCGGGTCGCTGCATTTTCAATTAAAGACCCTTGTCACACTTCCCATGACGATTGGCCGGCAGGAGTTGATGGAGCAGATCGTAAAGATTTTGGTCCAGGATTTGGAAAAGGGTGATTCCGCAGATGTTCTCGCCAATCTAGCCTACGGAGCCCGAAGCGAAGACAAACATCAGCAAATGGTGCTCATCACGGCGCGCGTAGCCCAAGCGATTCGGGCCAAGACGGGCAGGTCTATTCGTGAGGCTATCACCTCGCGGTCTGCGGAGATGAAGCAATCGGCCATCGATTGGATTGATCGAGTTGCTGAGCATTCGGCGGCTGGTTTAAAATCAAATTCGAGTATTTCGACCGATTTCTCGTGGTTGATTGCCGCACGGACGATCTCCCGGTTCGATGAAACGCTATGGTCTTCTTTTTTTGAATCGAATATGCCCGCTGAACTCCAGCTCGCCGCTCTCGGAGCCCTCGGCAGCTACCGCGAGTCGGCTGTTGCCGACATCCTCATCGAATCATGGCCGAAGCTGACTCCCACACTCCGTGACAAGGCCACCACGATCCTGCTGTCGCGCACGGACCGCATCGCCAAGCTCCTAGACGCCATCGAGGCGAAGAAAATCACGCCCGCGCAGCTGAGCGTCGCCGCGAAGGCAACGCTGGGGCGGCAGAAGACGCCCGCGTTGGCCGAGCGCATCGCGAAACTAATCGGCGATGGCTCGTCGTCGAATCGCAAGGAGGTCATCGCCAAATACGCTTCGGTCATGTCGATGACCGGCGACGTCACGCGCGGCAGCAAAGTCTATGAAACCGCCTGCATGGTCTGCCACAAATTCGCGGACAAGGGCAACGATGTCGGCCCGCACCTCGGCACGATCAAAGCGTGGACCGCCGAACAGCTCGCCACCAACATTCTCGACCCGAACCGCGAGGTCTCGCCGAACTTTGCGCTCTACATCGTCGAGACGAATGATGGCCGGACGCTTGCTGGCCTCATCGCGAGTGAAACGGCGGGCAACCTGACGCTGAAACGTGCCGACGGCGGCACGGACACCGTTTTGCGCAGTGAGATCAAGTCCCTGACCAGCCCTGGCATTTCCCTGATGCCCGAAGGCCTCGAAGCCGCCATCACCCCCCAGCAGATGGCGGACCTCATAGCGTATTTGAAGCAGTAG
- a CDS encoding matrixin family metalloprotease produces MKKHSLALSLALGTACLLGSCAYHEIAWQEQQIRKTPVSYSKPQLWNKRHLTWRLDTTTPVPERLSEAELLREINESFHSWEAAGVFTFAQARIGEPADIVISFGKPPGRAWDGQLGSMGHATFPWSSERGHIYLDPSEWWSTKSFALVGDPITKWLPHEIGHVLGLQHTHKQDQTMSETGPYGSPDSASFAQLRHLYAPHTPVFTWVQCVMDSSGAE; encoded by the coding sequence ATGAAGAAACACTCACTCGCGCTAAGCCTTGCCTTAGGAACTGCCTGTCTCCTGGGCAGTTGCGCCTATCACGAGATTGCCTGGCAGGAGCAGCAGATTCGCAAAACGCCGGTCAGCTACAGCAAGCCGCAGCTCTGGAACAAACGGCACCTGACTTGGCGCCTGGACACCACCACACCGGTGCCTGAGCGCCTCTCTGAGGCCGAGCTGCTGCGGGAGATCAATGAGAGCTTCCACAGTTGGGAGGCCGCTGGCGTCTTCACCTTTGCCCAAGCCCGGATCGGCGAACCGGCTGACATCGTGATCAGTTTCGGCAAACCGCCCGGACGCGCTTGGGACGGCCAGCTTGGCAGCATGGGACACGCAACCTTCCCTTGGAGCAGCGAACGCGGCCACATCTACCTCGATCCGTCCGAATGGTGGAGCACGAAGTCGTTCGCCTTGGTGGGCGATCCCATCACGAAATGGCTGCCACATGAGATTGGCCATGTGCTTGGCCTGCAGCACACACACAAGCAGGATCAGACCATGAGCGAGACAGGTCCCTACGGGTCGCCGGACTCGGCGAGTTTTGCCCAATTGCGGCATCTCTACGCGCCGCACACACCGGTGTTCACCTGGGTGCAGTGCGTCATGGACAGCTCCGGCGCTGAGTGA
- a CDS encoding LL-diaminopimelate aminotransferase, with translation MAYINENYNKLKAGYLFPEIARRVKVFTEANTEAAKRLIRCGIGDVTEALPEAVRTAMHKAVDEMGDRATFRGYGPEQGYDFLRNAIAEHDFKSRGLNIEADEIFISDGSKCDTGNILDIFGAGNKIAITDPVYPVYVDTNVMAGNTGDADESGAYAGLHYLKCTPANGFVPDIPSEPVDLAYLCYPNNPTGAVATRAQLEAWVKYALANGTTLLYDAAYEAFIRDPELPRSIYEIEGARDCAIEFRSFSKNGGFTGVRCGIVVIPKGLMGKTKADGKQAIHPLWSRRHSTKFNGACYIVQRGAEAIYSPEGKAQVKALIEHYMGNAALLVEACKKAGLQVFGGVNAPYVWVGCPNGVTSWQMFDKMLNEANVVITPGSGFGSAGEGYFRISAFNSRANVEEVCRRIAKL, from the coding sequence ATGGCCTACATCAACGAAAACTACAACAAGCTCAAAGCCGGTTACCTCTTCCCCGAAATCGCCCGCCGCGTGAAGGTCTTCACGGAGGCCAATACCGAGGCCGCGAAGCGCCTGATCCGCTGCGGCATCGGCGATGTGACCGAAGCGTTACCTGAGGCCGTCCGCACGGCCATGCACAAGGCTGTCGATGAAATGGGCGACCGTGCCACCTTCCGCGGTTACGGCCCGGAGCAGGGCTACGACTTCCTGCGCAATGCCATCGCGGAGCATGATTTCAAATCACGCGGGCTGAACATCGAAGCGGATGAGATTTTCATCTCCGACGGCAGCAAGTGCGACACCGGCAACATCCTCGACATCTTCGGTGCCGGGAACAAGATCGCGATCACCGACCCGGTGTATCCGGTTTACGTCGATACAAATGTCATGGCTGGCAACACCGGCGACGCCGACGAAAGCGGCGCCTACGCTGGCCTGCATTATCTCAAATGCACGCCTGCCAATGGTTTCGTGCCTGACATTCCTTCCGAGCCTGTCGATCTCGCTTACCTCTGCTACCCGAACAATCCGACGGGAGCCGTCGCCACTCGCGCACAGCTCGAAGCCTGGGTGAAATACGCCCTCGCGAACGGCACCACGCTCCTCTACGACGCCGCTTACGAGGCGTTCATCCGCGATCCCGAGCTGCCGCGTTCGATTTATGAAATCGAAGGCGCTCGCGATTGCGCCATCGAGTTCCGAAGCTTCTCGAAGAACGGTGGCTTCACTGGCGTGCGCTGCGGCATCGTGGTCATTCCGAAAGGCCTCATGGGCAAAACGAAAGCAGATGGCAAGCAGGCCATCCATCCGCTCTGGAGCCGCCGTCACAGCACCAAGTTCAACGGTGCCTGCTACATCGTCCAACGCGGTGCGGAGGCGATTTACAGCCCCGAGGGCAAGGCGCAGGTCAAAGCACTCATCGAACACTACATGGGCAATGCCGCGCTGCTCGTCGAAGCCTGCAAGAAGGCTGGACTCCAAGTCTTCGGCGGCGTGAACGCTCCCTACGTCTGGGTCGGCTGCCCGAACGGCGTCACGAGCTGGCAGATGTTCGACAAGATGCTCAACGAGGCTAACGTCGTCATCACACCCGGCAGCGGCTTCGGCAGCGCCGGCGAGGGCTACTTCCGCATCAGCGCCTTCAACAGCCGTGCGAACGTCGAAGAAGTCTGCCGCCGCATCGCGAAGCTGTAG
- the dgt gene encoding dGTP triphosphohydrolase, protein MPANRFYSTFDFETLDPRPSHAGEYRNPFQIDRDRIIHSSAFRRLQNKTQVFLSGEYDFYRTRLTHSIEVAQIGRSICAWLTQQSDALGDDCFIDPDLVESACLSHDLGHPPFGHAGERTLHKLMQPYGGFEGNAQTLRILTQTLFSEGRSGMNPTRALLDGVLKYKTIFTEKPANKANQYLYDDQDKWLDFTMGRQAFPAELTPGKARNSFKSIECQIMDWADDTAYSLNDIADGIHAGFVNVQRLERWVEEQTLSDDDKADVAFLSKAMRENRVEGRLNRLIGECIRATKLVPTANFLSQSTRRHQFALEIDPVQRRRADLHKKIALDLVFLSPQLQQLDHKADFILTRLFEVLKDRYIESVQPKGLHLMPAAIEKEIQKAESANERARLVCDWIANMTDHFAFRTYRRLFDADFGSITDFV, encoded by the coding sequence ATGCCCGCGAACCGCTTTTACTCCACCTTTGACTTCGAGACGCTCGATCCACGCCCGTCGCACGCCGGTGAGTACCGGAATCCGTTCCAGATCGACCGTGACCGCATCATCCACAGCAGCGCGTTCCGTCGTCTGCAAAACAAAACGCAGGTGTTTCTGTCGGGCGAGTATGATTTCTACCGCACACGGCTCACGCACAGCATCGAGGTGGCTCAAATTGGCCGCAGCATCTGCGCCTGGCTGACACAGCAAAGTGATGCGCTGGGTGATGACTGCTTCATCGACCCTGATCTCGTCGAAAGTGCGTGCCTCAGTCACGATCTAGGCCATCCGCCCTTTGGTCATGCGGGTGAACGCACGCTGCACAAGCTGATGCAGCCCTATGGCGGCTTTGAGGGCAATGCGCAGACGCTGCGCATCCTGACGCAGACACTTTTTAGTGAAGGGCGCAGCGGCATGAACCCCACGCGGGCGCTGCTGGATGGCGTGCTGAAATACAAGACGATCTTCACGGAAAAACCCGCGAACAAAGCCAACCAGTACCTTTACGACGATCAGGACAAATGGCTCGATTTCACCATGGGCAGACAGGCTTTCCCCGCGGAGCTCACTCCCGGCAAGGCGCGCAACTCCTTCAAGAGCATCGAATGCCAGATCATGGACTGGGCGGATGACACGGCCTACTCGCTCAATGACATCGCTGACGGTATTCACGCTGGATTCGTCAACGTTCAGCGACTGGAGCGCTGGGTGGAGGAGCAAACCCTCAGCGACGACGACAAGGCTGATGTGGCCTTCTTGAGCAAGGCGATGCGCGAAAATCGAGTCGAGGGACGGCTGAACCGCCTCATTGGCGAATGCATTCGTGCGACGAAACTGGTGCCGACGGCGAATTTCCTCAGCCAGAGCACGCGCAGGCATCAGTTCGCGCTGGAGATCGATCCGGTGCAGCGCCGCCGGGCGGATCTGCACAAGAAGATCGCACTCGACCTCGTCTTCCTCAGCCCGCAGCTCCAGCAGCTCGATCACAAGGCCGATTTCATCCTCACGCGGTTGTTTGAGGTGCTCAAGGATCGCTACATCGAGTCAGTGCAGCCGAAAGGTCTGCATCTCATGCCAGCGGCCATCGAGAAGGAGATTCAGAAAGCCGAATCCGCCAACGAGCGCGCCCGCCTCGTCTGCGACTGGATCGCGAACATGACGGACCACTTCGCCTTCCGCACGTATCGCCGGTTGTTCGACGCCGACTTCGGCTCGATCACGGATTTCGTGTAA
- a CDS encoding CoA-binding protein has translation MNTERVVIVGASDNPERYSYRALLMLRQHGHEVVPVHPKLAEIEGIAVVADVSLISGPVDTVTMYVGAAISAGLQDKLVALKPRRVIFNPGAENAVLAEALQKAGIACEETCTLVLLNTGQF, from the coding sequence ATGAATACCGAACGCGTCGTCATCGTGGGGGCCAGTGACAATCCCGAACGCTACAGTTACCGGGCGCTGCTGATGCTGCGTCAGCACGGCCATGAAGTGGTGCCGGTGCATCCAAAGCTGGCGGAAATCGAGGGGATCGCGGTGGTGGCGGATGTGAGCCTGATTTCCGGCCCGGTGGACACGGTGACGATGTATGTCGGCGCGGCGATCTCGGCGGGATTGCAGGACAAGCTTGTCGCACTGAAGCCCCGCCGGGTGATTTTCAATCCTGGCGCAGAAAATGCGGTGCTGGCAGAGGCTTTGCAGAAAGCCGGGATTGCTTGCGAGGAGACCTGCACGCTGGTGTTGCTGAACACGGGGCAGTTTTGA
- a CDS encoding c-type cytochrome domain-containing protein, with amino-acid sequence MAAAEVSFSKQIAPILIDQCVECHRAGKAKGSYRLDTVELMLKAGDSEAAPVVAGKPDESELFRLIVAHDGDDRMPKKADALSEKQIALIREWIARGAKLDVADKKAALTAVVPEKEATLAPDKYPRPLPVTALALSPDGGTLACSGYFEVTLWDVATGKLKSRLGGMPERVLALAWTVDHQLALAGGVPGRSGEVWIVDPSKPAERKRLVNARDCVLAMVASPDGKLLACGGADNLVRCFELPSGKMKWQIEPHADWIMGLAFSPDSQHIATASRDRTAKRIDATSGEIEATFTGHDCAVLSVAFTADSKETISGDVEGEIRRWDRNGDAKKDSTLRPNGRTEVLAVGFLDAETPLAATGNGSVVSMDAKSRKTKEKIAQHQDRVNVMLVLRHDQTTRLITGCHDGRVLMSEVGKAEPVLQFMASPGW; translated from the coding sequence ATGGCTGCCGCGGAGGTGTCCTTCTCGAAGCAGATCGCGCCGATTTTGATCGACCAGTGCGTGGAGTGTCATCGTGCGGGCAAGGCGAAGGGAAGCTACCGGCTGGACACGGTCGAACTGATGCTCAAAGCGGGCGACAGCGAGGCCGCGCCTGTTGTGGCGGGCAAACCGGACGAGAGCGAACTGTTCCGTCTGATCGTGGCGCATGATGGAGACGACCGCATGCCCAAGAAGGCCGATGCGTTGTCTGAAAAGCAGATCGCGCTCATCCGTGAATGGATCGCCCGCGGTGCCAAGTTGGATGTGGCGGACAAGAAAGCCGCGCTGACGGCGGTGGTGCCGGAAAAGGAGGCAACCCTGGCGCCCGACAAGTATCCGCGTCCTCTGCCGGTCACAGCGCTGGCGCTGAGTCCGGACGGCGGCACTCTGGCATGCAGTGGTTATTTTGAAGTGACTTTGTGGGATGTGGCGACGGGGAAGCTCAAATCGCGACTTGGCGGCATGCCGGAGCGCGTGCTGGCGCTGGCGTGGACGGTGGATCATCAACTTGCGCTGGCAGGGGGCGTGCCGGGACGTTCGGGCGAAGTTTGGATCGTCGATCCGTCGAAACCTGCCGAGCGGAAGCGTCTCGTGAATGCCCGTGATTGCGTTTTGGCGATGGTCGCAAGCCCCGATGGCAAGTTGCTGGCCTGCGGTGGCGCGGACAACCTTGTGCGCTGCTTTGAGTTGCCCTCCGGAAAAATGAAGTGGCAGATCGAGCCGCACGCAGACTGGATCATGGGCCTGGCCTTCTCGCCCGACAGCCAACACATCGCCACGGCGAGTCGTGACCGCACCGCGAAGCGCATCGACGCCACGAGCGGGGAAATCGAAGCGACTTTCACCGGCCACGATTGCGCGGTTTTGAGCGTGGCATTCACTGCCGACAGCAAGGAAACGATCAGCGGTGACGTGGAGGGCGAGATTCGCCGCTGGGATCGGAATGGAGACGCGAAAAAAGACAGCACGCTGCGCCCAAACGGCCGCACGGAGGTGCTGGCGGTGGGTTTTCTCGACGCAGAGACGCCGCTGGCCGCAACGGGCAACGGCTCTGTCGTCTCGATGGATGCGAAGTCCCGCAAGACGAAGGAGAAGATCGCCCAGCATCAGGATCGTGTGAATGTGATGCTGGTGCTTCGCCACGACCAAACCACGCGTCTCATCACTGGCTGCCATGATGGTCGCGTGCTCATGAGCGAGGTGGGAAAGGCGGAGCCGGTCTTGCAATTTATGGCTTCGCCGGGATGGTGA
- a CDS encoding creatininase family protein codes for MSPRPWIIAETNWKHVKATRYEVAMLPWGATEAHNWHLPYATDSLQNDAIAAEAGRIAWEAGTKVGILPNMPFGVQTGQLDVPFCINMNPTTQMMVLEDVISSLEGVGVMKFVIMNGHGGNDFRQMLRELQARHPKMFLSTVSWFNAVKGDDIFTIVGDHADERETSLMIHLHPDLVLPKAEWGSGTDNHWKLKAIHEKWAWAQRAWTKATNDTGSGDPQHSTAEKGKRYFEALGAKIATYLIDLATADISDLYEKSK; via the coding sequence ATGAGCCCGAGACCTTGGATCATCGCCGAAACGAATTGGAAGCACGTCAAAGCCACACGCTATGAGGTTGCCATGCTGCCGTGGGGAGCCACGGAGGCTCACAACTGGCACCTGCCCTATGCCACCGACTCGCTGCAAAATGACGCCATCGCCGCCGAAGCGGGCCGTATCGCCTGGGAAGCAGGCACCAAGGTCGGCATCCTGCCAAACATGCCCTTCGGCGTGCAGACCGGCCAGCTTGATGTGCCATTTTGCATCAACATGAATCCCACCACGCAGATGATGGTGCTCGAGGACGTGATCAGCAGCCTCGAAGGCGTCGGCGTGATGAAATTCGTCATCATGAACGGCCACGGCGGCAACGATTTCCGCCAGATGCTGCGCGAGCTTCAGGCACGGCACCCGAAGATGTTCCTCTCCACCGTCTCGTGGTTCAACGCGGTCAAAGGCGACGACATCTTCACCATCGTCGGCGATCACGCTGATGAGCGCGAGACCAGCCTCATGATTCATCTACATCCCGATCTGGTACTGCCGAAGGCCGAATGGGGCTCCGGCACTGACAACCATTGGAAACTCAAGGCCATCCACGAAAAGTGGGCATGGGCACAACGCGCTTGGACCAAAGCCACGAATGACACCGGCTCCGGCGATCCGCAGCATTCCACTGCGGAGAAAGGCAAGCGCTACTTCGAGGCCCTTGGCGCGAAAATCGCGACGTATCTCATTGATCTCGCCACCGCTGACATCAGCGATCTTTACGAGAAGTCGAAATGA
- a CDS encoding ABC transporter permease — protein MIRFLVSRIVQGIIVIFAVITITFTLSQMVPGGPIRAERNATPEAIAAQRAYYGLDKPWIVQLGLQLKHYATLNLPDSYHYKGRGVDEIIASGFPVSATVGVAALLIALAIGVPLGAIAALRPNTLEDRGSTLVATLGICAPSMVLGPLIAMLFGLKLRWFNVSGWFDSSDWVLPALTLGIIYSAYIARLTRGSLRETLAQEFIRTARAKGAGETSVVFLHAMKLASLPVLNFLGPAAAGLLTGSFIVETIFQLPGLGQFFIAAATNGDHQLTIAISTFYAALIVGFNLLVDILQALLNPRIRLHA, from the coding sequence ATGATCCGCTTTCTCGTCAGCCGCATCGTCCAGGGCATCATCGTGATCTTCGCGGTGATCACGATCACCTTCACACTGTCACAGATGGTGCCGGGCGGGCCGATCCGCGCTGAGCGCAACGCCACGCCTGAAGCGATTGCGGCGCAGCGGGCTTACTACGGCCTCGACAAGCCATGGATTGTGCAGCTTGGACTTCAGCTCAAACACTACGCCACGCTCAATCTGCCCGACTCGTATCACTACAAAGGCCGTGGCGTGGATGAGATCATCGCCTCCGGCTTCCCGGTATCGGCGACCGTGGGTGTGGCGGCCCTGCTCATTGCACTGGCCATTGGTGTGCCGCTCGGAGCCATTGCAGCGCTGCGACCCAACACGCTCGAGGATCGTGGCAGCACGCTCGTGGCCACACTCGGCATCTGCGCACCCAGCATGGTGCTGGGACCGCTGATCGCGATGCTGTTCGGATTGAAGCTGCGCTGGTTCAACGTCTCCGGCTGGTTTGATTCGTCGGACTGGGTGCTGCCCGCGCTCACGCTCGGCATCATTTACAGCGCCTACATCGCGAGGCTCACGCGTGGCAGTTTGCGCGAGACACTGGCGCAGGAATTCATACGCACCGCCCGTGCCAAGGGGGCGGGCGAGACATCGGTCGTGTTTCTGCATGCGATGAAGCTCGCCAGCCTGCCAGTGCTCAATTTTCTTGGCCCCGCCGCCGCAGGATTGCTCACGGGCTCGTTCATTGTCGAAACCATCTTCCAATTGCCCGGCCTCGGCCAGTTCTTCATCGCCGCGGCCACCAACGGCGATCACCAGCTCACGATCGCCATCTCCACCTTCTACGCCGCGCTCATCGTCGGCTTCAACCTGCTGGTGGACATCCTCCAGGCGCTGCTCAACCCACGCATCCGTCTTCACGCATGA
- a CDS encoding ABC transporter permease codes for MRAAWRRLMRHRINAWALWFLVALVVLCAVGPSLSPYEQAQQDLELKATDPSFSHWLGTDPLGRDMITRILHGGRVSLEVGLLATTVAAIIGVFYGMISGLAGGRTDAAMMRIVDILYAFPFINFVILLMVIVGREFWLIFVAIGAVEWLTMARVVRGQVLALKNLEFITAARASGAGFWHIVWKHLLPNVIGPVIIYASLTVPGVMLLEAALSFLGLGIQPPDASWGVLIREGANSMETYPWLLLYPGIFFSATLLALNLLGDGLRDAFDPKSSSQH; via the coding sequence ATGCGGGCCGCATGGCGGCGGCTCATGCGACACCGCATCAATGCCTGGGCGCTTTGGTTTCTCGTCGCGCTCGTCGTTTTGTGCGCTGTCGGGCCTTCCCTCTCGCCTTACGAGCAGGCGCAGCAGGATCTCGAGCTCAAGGCCACGGATCCAAGCTTCTCGCACTGGCTCGGCACGGATCCACTCGGGCGCGATATGATCACGCGCATCCTGCACGGCGGCCGTGTGTCGCTGGAGGTCGGTTTGCTCGCCACCACGGTCGCCGCGATCATCGGCGTGTTTTACGGCATGATTTCCGGCCTTGCGGGCGGTCGCACTGACGCTGCGATGATGCGCATCGTGGACATCCTGTATGCGTTTCCCTTCATCAACTTCGTCATCCTCCTCATGGTCATCGTCGGTCGTGAGTTCTGGCTCATCTTTGTCGCGATTGGCGCGGTGGAATGGCTGACGATGGCGCGTGTGGTGCGCGGACAGGTGCTCGCATTAAAAAACCTCGAATTCATCACCGCCGCACGCGCCAGCGGTGCGGGCTTCTGGCACATCGTGTGGAAGCACCTGCTGCCCAATGTGATCGGCCCCGTCATCATCTACGCCAGTCTCACCGTGCCCGGTGTCATGCTGCTGGAGGCGGCGCTGAGTTTCCTCGGCCTCGGCATCCAGCCGCCCGATGCGAGCTGGGGCGTGCTGATTCGTGAAGGTGCGAACTCCATGGAGACCTATCCCTGGTTGCTGCTTTATCCCGGCATCTTCTTCTCCGCCACGTTGCTTGCCTTGAATCTGCTGGGCGACGGCTTGCGCGACGCCTTCGATCCCAAATCCTCGTCTCAGCACTAG